In a single window of the Blattabacterium cuenoti genome:
- the rpsC gene encoding 30S ribosomal protein S3, producing the protein MGQKTNPIVNRLGIITGWQSSWCNNYKDRIQEDFKVRRYIEARLPKGIVSRIFIERTLKFITITIKTSRPALVIGKRGDEVDTIRKELKKLTKKEVQINIFEVKRPELDAPLVAKGLVRQLENRISYKKVIKLSILSAIRMNAQGIRIQISGRLNGSEMARCETYKEGRISLGTFRADVDYHMAVAHTVYGSIGIKVWIMKGEIYGKRELSPLLGIQRKQRSHKSHYFNRKKNK; encoded by the coding sequence ATGGGACAAAAAACAAATCCGATTGTTAATCGTCTTGGTATTATAACAGGATGGCAATCTAGTTGGTGTAATAATTATAAAGATAGAATACAAGAAGATTTTAAAGTAAGAAGATATATAGAAGCTAGACTTCCGAAGGGAATAGTTTCTCGTATTTTTATAGAAAGAACATTAAAATTTATAACAATTACTATTAAAACGTCAAGACCGGCTCTGGTTATAGGAAAAAGAGGAGATGAAGTAGATACAATAAGAAAAGAGTTAAAAAAACTTACTAAAAAAGAAGTTCAGATTAATATTTTTGAAGTCAAACGTCCTGAATTAGATGCTCCATTAGTAGCTAAAGGATTAGTTAGACAATTAGAAAATCGTATTTCTTATAAAAAAGTAATTAAATTATCTATTCTTTCTGCTATCAGAATGAATGCTCAAGGTATAAGAATTCAAATTTCTGGTAGACTTAATGGATCAGAGATGGCAAGATGTGAAACATATAAAGAAGGAAGAATTTCTCTTGGAACTTTTCGCGCTGATGTAGATTATCATATGGCAGTAGCTCATACAGTTTATGGTAGTATAGGAATTAAAGTATGGATAATGAAAGGAGAGATATACGGAAAAAGAGAATTATCTCCATTATTGGGGATTCAAAGAAAACAAAGAAGTCATAAATCCCATTATTTTAATAGAAAAAAGAATAAATAA
- a CDS encoding large ribosomal subunit protein uL22, whose product MKQETNMVSASLNGIRNSPRKMRLIANLIRNKEIYSALDILTYSRKKRISFVFKKLLLSLLSNWKNKYDQLYSEKSEKKEFLYIKEVRVNQGKTLKRLRPVPQGRGHRIRKRSSNIIIFLDKKKEM is encoded by the coding sequence ATGAAACAGGAAACTAATATGGTTTCAGCTTCTTTGAATGGAATAAGAAATTCTCCTAGAAAAATGAGATTGATAGCAAATTTAATTAGAAATAAGGAAATATATAGCGCTTTAGATATATTAACTTATAGTAGAAAAAAAAGAATTTCTTTTGTTTTCAAAAAGTTACTTCTTTCTTTATTATCTAACTGGAAAAATAAATATGATCAATTATATTCTGAAAAATCTGAAAAAAAAGAATTTTTATACATAAAAGAAGTTAGAGTGAATCAAGGGAAAACCTTAAAAAGATTACGTCCTGTTCCTCAAGGAAGAGGACATAGAATAAGAAAAAGATCAAGCAATATTATAATTTTTTTAGATAAAAAAAAAGAAATGTAA
- the rpsS gene encoding 30S ribosomal protein S19 — protein MARSLKKGPYVSQTLYKKVLNNIKSDKKIVIKTWSRPSTILPDFVGQTFAVHNGKQFINVYITENMIGHKLGEFAPTRVFRGHAGSKSKLKIKN, from the coding sequence ATGGCAAGATCTTTAAAAAAAGGACCATATGTTTCTCAAACATTATATAAAAAAGTATTAAATAATATTAAATCAGATAAAAAAATTGTAATTAAAACCTGGTCTAGACCTTCCACTATTTTACCTGATTTTGTAGGTCAAACTTTTGCTGTTCATAATGGAAAACAATTTATAAATGTATATATAACAGAAAATATGATTGGCCATAAACTTGGAGAATTTGCTCCTACTCGTGTTTTTAGAGGACATGCTGGTTCTAAGAGCAAATTGAAAATAAAAAATTAG
- the rplB gene encoding 50S ribosomal protein L2 — translation MSIKRLKPITPGQRFRIVNCFDQLTTYNSEKTLVKGKCKSGGRNNVGRMTMRYFGGGHKRRYRIIDFKRRKFGIPAIIKSIEYDPNRSSFISLLHYKDGEKRYIVTMEGFKIGQEVISGKNIPFDIGNSTFLSDIPLGTNISCIEMKPGQGAKIARSAGSFAQLFAKDEKYATIKFPSGEIRMIIVTCMATIGIVSNPDHQLETYGKAGKKRHLGRRPRTRGVAMNPVDHPMGGGEGKASGGIPRDRKGKPSKGFRTRSKKRHSDKYILQRRKK, via the coding sequence ATGTCAATAAAAAGATTAAAACCCATAACACCTGGTCAACGTTTTAGAATTGTAAATTGTTTTGATCAACTTACAACTTATAACTCTGAAAAAACTTTGGTAAAAGGAAAGTGTAAATCTGGAGGAAGAAATAATGTAGGTCGTATGACCATGCGTTATTTTGGAGGTGGACATAAAAGAAGATATAGAATAATAGATTTTAAAAGAAGAAAATTTGGAATTCCTGCTATTATAAAATCTATAGAATATGATCCTAATCGATCATCTTTTATTTCTTTACTTCATTATAAGGATGGAGAAAAAAGATATATTGTAACAATGGAAGGATTTAAAATAGGACAAGAAGTAATTTCTGGAAAAAATATACCTTTTGATATAGGAAATTCTACTTTTTTAAGTGATATCCCTTTGGGAACCAATATTTCTTGTATAGAAATGAAACCAGGACAGGGGGCTAAAATAGCAAGAAGTGCAGGGTCTTTTGCTCAATTGTTTGCAAAAGATGAAAAATACGCTACGATTAAATTTCCTTCTGGAGAAATTAGAATGATAATCGTTACTTGTATGGCTACAATTGGAATTGTTTCTAATCCTGATCATCAATTAGAGACATATGGAAAAGCAGGAAAAAAAAGACATTTAGGAAGAAGACCTAGAACACGAGGAGTCGCTATGAATCCTGTAGATCACCCTATGGGAGGAGGAGAAGGAAAAGCTTCTGGTGGTATTCCTAGAGATAGAAAAGGAAAACCTTCTAAAGGATTTAGAACTCGTTCTAAAAAGCGACATTCTGATAAATATATTTTGCAAAGAAGAAAAAAGTAA
- the rplW gene encoding 50S ribosomal protein L23, whose product MILIKPFITEKFYKIEKYNCYIFSVNINCDKILLKKKIKELFGFSIKNIRTIICPRKNKSKYTKKGFIYGKTNKLKKVIVQFYENQKIDFLNKKET is encoded by the coding sequence ATGATTTTAATAAAACCTTTTATTACAGAAAAATTTTACAAAATAGAAAAATATAATTGTTACATTTTTTCTGTGAATATAAATTGTGATAAAATTCTTCTTAAAAAAAAAATTAAGGAGTTATTTGGTTTTTCTATAAAAAATATAAGAACCATAATTTGTCCTAGAAAAAATAAATCTAAATATACTAAAAAAGGATTTATTTATGGAAAAACTAATAAACTAAAAAAAGTTATTGTTCAATTTTACGAAAATCAAAAAATTGATTTTTTAAATAAAAAAGAAACTTAA
- the rplD gene encoding 50S ribosomal protein L4 encodes MELKIIDIKGNYTDKKIEFHDKTFYKKSYNHSVYLEIKRYLSAQRQGTHKTKERGELSGSTRKLHRQKGTGGSRKGNIKNPIFRGGGRVFGPKPKKYFFKLNKRIKNIVRKFLIEQKLIQNKVLIIEDIKLNVPKTKFILNLLKSLQLSNQKSLMITGEKDKNLYLSSRNLKKFKLLSINELDSFSLMNFTYIIFSENSINQIYKFLSI; translated from the coding sequence ATGGAATTAAAAATCATAGATATTAAAGGAAATTATACTGATAAAAAAATAGAATTTCATGATAAGACTTTTTACAAAAAATCTTATAATCATTCTGTATATTTAGAAATAAAAAGATATTTATCAGCTCAACGTCAAGGAACTCATAAAACTAAAGAAAGAGGAGAACTTTCTGGAAGTACTAGAAAATTACATAGACAAAAGGGAACAGGTGGTTCTAGAAAAGGCAATATAAAAAATCCTATTTTCAGAGGAGGAGGAAGAGTTTTTGGTCCTAAGCCAAAAAAATATTTTTTTAAATTAAATAAACGTATTAAAAATATAGTCAGAAAATTTCTTATCGAGCAAAAATTAATACAAAACAAAGTTCTAATTATAGAAGATATTAAATTAAATGTTCCAAAAACCAAATTTATTTTAAATTTATTAAAATCATTACAATTGTCGAATCAAAAATCGTTAATGATAACCGGAGAAAAAGATAAAAATTTATATTTATCTTCTAGAAATTTAAAAAAATTTAAACTATTAAGTATTAATGAATTAGATTCTTTTTCGTTAATGAATTTTACATATATTATTTTTTCTGAAAATTCCATAAATCAAATTTATAAATTTTTGTCCATATAA
- the rplC gene encoding 50S ribosomal protein L3, which yields MPGLIGKNIGMTSIFLENGENIPCTIIQVGPCYIVQIKTIKNDGYSSIQLGVDEKKIKKTNKSLFNHFKKAGLSPKKKLFEFKMNKVSDLVLGDLIKIDLFKEGELVNIKGISKGKGFQGVIKRHNFSGVGERTHGQHNRLRAPGSIGAGSDPSRVFKGKKMAGKMGKKNVTIKNLKILKIDFDQNLIILKGSVPGNKNSYLMIQKKEWN from the coding sequence ATGCCTGGATTAATAGGAAAAAATATAGGAATGACTAGTATTTTTCTAGAAAATGGAGAAAACATTCCGTGTACAATTATACAAGTTGGTCCTTGTTACATAGTTCAGATAAAAACAATAAAAAATGATGGTTATTCTTCTATTCAATTAGGTGTAGATGAGAAAAAAATAAAAAAAACTAACAAATCTTTATTCAACCATTTTAAAAAAGCAGGATTATCTCCGAAAAAAAAATTGTTTGAATTTAAAATGAATAAAGTTTCTGATTTAGTTTTAGGAGATTTAATTAAAATAGATCTTTTTAAAGAAGGAGAATTAGTCAATATAAAAGGAATTTCTAAAGGAAAAGGGTTTCAAGGTGTAATAAAAAGACATAATTTTTCAGGAGTAGGAGAAAGAACTCATGGACAACATAATCGTTTAAGAGCTCCAGGATCAATAGGAGCTGGATCTGATCCATCACGTGTATTTAAAGGAAAAAAAATGGCTGGAAAAATGGGAAAAAAAAATGTAACCATTAAAAATTTAAAAATATTGAAAATTGATTTTGATCAAAATCTAATAATCTTAAAAGGATCTGTTCCAGGAAATAAAAATTCATATTTAATGATTCAAAAAAAAGAATGGAATTAA
- the rpsJ gene encoding 30S ribosomal protein S10, whose translation MGHDIKIKLKSYDYNLLDKSAERIVNSVLPTGVVLNGPVPLPTEKKIFTVLRSPHVNKKSREQFFLPTHKRLLQIHNASSKTVDALMKLELPSGVEAEIKV comes from the coding sequence ATGGGTCATGATATAAAAATTAAATTAAAATCTTATGATTATAATTTATTAGATAAATCGGCCGAAAGAATTGTAAATTCGGTGCTTCCCACTGGAGTGGTATTGAACGGACCAGTTCCTTTGCCTACTGAAAAAAAAATATTTACAGTATTACGTTCTCCTCATGTAAATAAAAAATCAAGAGAACAGTTTTTTCTTCCTACTCATAAAAGACTTTTACAAATTCATAATGCTTCATCTAAAACAGTAGATGCGTTGATGAAATTGGAATTGCCTAGCGGAGTAGAAGCTGAGATAAAAGTATAA